A part of Candidatus Stoquefichus sp. SB1 genomic DNA contains:
- a CDS encoding Na/Pi cotransporter family protein, whose protein sequence is MEMSNVFALLGGLALFLYGMTMMSNGLELAAGNKMKTILEKLTTNRFLGVGVGALITALIQSSSATTVMTVGFVNAGLMKLENAVWVIMGANIGTTITGQLIALDITALAPVIAFVGVALIAFFKSKRLDAIGTIAAGLGILFMGMDMMSGAMVPLRSSPEFISIVSNFENPLIGIAVGAIFTAVIQSSSASVGILQALAMSGVITLPSAIYVLFGQNIGTCITAVLASIGTGRNAKRTTILHLSFNIIGTLIFVFISMVTPFAHWMQALTPSNIPAQIANVHTVFNIVTTLLLLPFGKQLVQLTYKILPEKEGHEDRMDVKYLDFNIFTNDFHIGTSAIANTQLFNETQNMLDVAIDNVRRSFELMISYKDEKYEKLQKSEDYINFLNKQIVDFTTNAISNEFPLEGSQTIGLFLKVSADLERIGDHAVNIANRAKLLHDENRHFSDEAMDEIGIMSSLCTNILDELKIMKYDEFKNLVDKVDIIEENIDKTNREFNINQLIRLKQKKCTTENSVVYTKILTDFERIGDHGLNIAESFYKIRKAVAAMKMKPEMIEE, encoded by the coding sequence ATGGAAATGTCGAATGTATTTGCTTTATTAGGAGGCTTGGCATTATTTTTATATGGGATGACAATGATGTCAAATGGATTGGAATTAGCTGCTGGAAATAAAATGAAAACAATCCTTGAAAAATTAACAACAAATCGTTTTTTAGGAGTAGGAGTTGGAGCTCTGATTACTGCACTTATTCAATCTTCATCAGCAACAACGGTTATGACAGTTGGTTTTGTTAATGCTGGTTTAATGAAGCTTGAAAATGCTGTATGGGTGATTATGGGAGCTAATATTGGAACAACAATTACGGGACAATTAATTGCTTTAGATATTACTGCATTGGCACCTGTTATTGCTTTTGTTGGAGTTGCATTGATTGCATTTTTCAAAAGTAAACGATTGGATGCAATTGGAACTATTGCAGCAGGATTAGGTATTTTGTTTATGGGAATGGACATGATGTCAGGGGCAATGGTACCACTTAGAAGTTCACCAGAATTTATAAGTATCGTTTCTAATTTTGAAAATCCATTGATTGGTATTGCAGTTGGAGCAATATTCACTGCTGTTATTCAGAGTTCATCTGCTTCAGTTGGTATTTTACAAGCACTTGCTATGAGTGGAGTGATTACTTTACCTTCTGCTATTTATGTCTTATTTGGACAAAATATTGGAACTTGTATTACAGCTGTGCTGGCTTCTATAGGAACAGGACGTAATGCGAAACGTACAACGATTTTACATCTGTCCTTTAATATTATAGGAACATTGATATTTGTATTCATTAGTATGGTGACGCCATTTGCTCATTGGATGCAAGCTTTAACACCAAGTAATATTCCAGCTCAAATCGCAAATGTGCATACTGTCTTTAATATTGTCACAACATTGCTGTTACTTCCATTTGGAAAACAATTAGTCCAACTTACGTATAAAATTCTTCCTGAAAAAGAAGGACATGAAGATCGTATGGATGTGAAGTATTTAGATTTTAATATTTTTACAAATGATTTTCATATTGGAACAAGTGCTATTGCGAATACGCAATTATTTAATGAAACACAAAATATGTTGGATGTAGCAATTGATAATGTGCGAAGATCTTTTGAACTGATGATTAGTTATAAAGATGAAAAATATGAGAAATTACAAAAAAGTGAAGATTATATTAATTTTTTAAATAAACAAATTGTAGATTTTACAACCAATGCTATTTCTAATGAATTTCCACTTGAAGGTTCTCAAACAATAGGTCTTTTCTTGAAAGTATCGGCTGATTTAGAGCGAATTGGAGATCATGCGGTTAATATTGCAAATCGTGCGAAATTGTTACATGATGAAAATAGACATTTTTCTGATGAAGCAATGGATGAAATTGGCATTATGAGTAGTTTATGTACCAATATATTAGATGAATTGAAGATTATGAAATATGATGAGTTTAAAAATCTTGTTGATAAGGTTGATATTATTGAAGAGAATATTGATAAAACAAATCGTGAATTTAATATTAATCAATTAATTCGTTTAAAACAAAAGAAATGTACAACTGAAAATAGTGTTGTTTATACCAAAATCTTAACTGATTTTGAACGTATTGGAGATCATGGTTTAAACATTGCAGAAAGTTTCTATAAGATTAGAAAAGCGGTAGCTGCAATGAAAATGAAACCTGAAATGATTGAAGAATAA
- a CDS encoding TrkH family potassium uptake protein: protein MQRILKRVSQIGAHSSPPRLIALGFASVILIGSLLLMLPISIRVGSHVTFIDALFTSTSAVCVTGLIAIDTAEHFTVFGRTIVALLIQIGGLGVTCVGVSIILATGKRVGFKARKLIKESWNIGGYGGLVKLVKDVLKMTLLFEFVGAVLSFIVFVQDYPPIEALGISVFHSVAAFNNSGFDILGGLTNLIPYQNNVLLNLVTCGLIILGGIGFLVIIDVKNKKSFKKLSLHSKAVITVSLFLIGVGTILIKMTDQVTWLGAFFHSVSARTAGFSTYPLGNFSNAGLFVLIILMFIGASPGSTGGGIKTSTLFVLGNVVRSIIKHQHCVAFKRRISDSVIKQAFVVTLLSLCVVMISTFLLCVFEPHYTFLQLLFESTSAFGTVGLSTGITPHLSIIGKVIIIFTMYVGRIGAITIITLGSYKEPTTAVYTTEDITIG from the coding sequence ATGCAAAGGATTTTAAAAAGAGTAAGTCAAATAGGAGCGCATTCATCCCCTCCACGATTAATCGCATTGGGGTTTGCAAGTGTGATTTTAATTGGTTCATTGCTTTTAATGTTGCCTATTTCAATTAGAGTGGGGTCACATGTCACTTTTATTGATGCTCTCTTTACTTCAACAAGTGCTGTTTGTGTAACGGGTTTAATTGCCATTGATACAGCAGAGCATTTTACTGTGTTTGGACGAACAATTGTTGCGTTGCTTATTCAAATTGGTGGTTTGGGTGTGACTTGTGTAGGCGTTAGTATTATTTTAGCAACTGGGAAGCGGGTAGGATTTAAGGCAAGAAAACTGATTAAGGAATCATGGAATATTGGTGGCTATGGTGGTTTGGTTAAATTAGTGAAAGATGTTTTAAAAATGACTTTGTTATTTGAGTTTGTTGGAGCAGTTTTAAGCTTTATTGTTTTTGTACAGGATTATCCTCCTATAGAGGCACTAGGGATTAGTGTATTTCATTCTGTTGCAGCGTTTAATAATTCTGGTTTTGATATTCTAGGTGGATTAACAAATTTGATTCCTTATCAAAATAATGTTTTATTAAATTTGGTAACATGTGGATTGATTATTTTAGGAGGTATTGGTTTTTTAGTGATTATTGATGTGAAAAATAAAAAATCATTCAAAAAACTTTCTTTACATTCTAAAGCAGTCATAACTGTGAGTTTATTTTTAATTGGAGTTGGAACAATTCTTATAAAAATGACTGATCAAGTGACATGGCTAGGTGCTTTTTTCCATAGTGTATCAGCGCGTACAGCAGGATTTTCAACATATCCGTTAGGAAACTTTAGTAATGCGGGACTCTTTGTTTTAATTATTTTAATGTTTATTGGTGCTTCACCTGGTTCGACAGGAGGAGGTATAAAAACAAGTACGTTGTTTGTATTAGGAAATGTTGTACGCAGTATTATCAAGCATCAGCATTGTGTTGCCTTTAAAAGAAGAATTTCAGATAGTGTGATTAAACAAGCTTTTGTAGTCACATTATTATCACTTTGTGTTGTTATGATAAGTACTTTCTTGTTATGTGTGTTTGAACCACATTATACTTTTTTACAATTATTGTTTGAAAGTACTTCAGCATTTGGAACGGTTGGTCTATCAACTGGAATTACGCCACATTTAAGCATTATAGGAAAAGTGATTATTATTTTCACAATGTATGTTGGTCGTATTGGTGCCATAACAATTATCACATTAGGAAGTTATAAAGAGCCAACAACGGCTGTTTATACAACAGAAGATATAACGATAGGATAG
- a CDS encoding potassium channel family protein codes for MKNKKSYAIIGLGRFGMPLAKTLAQAGKEVIGIDRDEDRVKELRDYTEYAFVAQSLTKEVLEDIGVQNCDMAIICIGDKIETSILTTLNVIHLNIPKVIAKATSSEQGEVLEKLGAQVVYPERDMALRIAKKILRDNMIDSISIGKGIEVMEIKVSRQMVGQTIIEMKVREKYGLNIIAIHHDGKTETEINPQYHFKCDDTIAVVGREEKVSQFIDDYS; via the coding sequence ATGAAAAATAAAAAAAGTTATGCGATTATTGGTTTGGGAAGATTTGGAATGCCATTAGCTAAAACTCTGGCTCAGGCTGGAAAAGAAGTCATTGGGATTGATCGAGATGAAGATAGAGTGAAAGAATTAAGGGATTATACAGAGTATGCATTTGTAGCACAAAGTTTAACAAAAGAGGTTTTAGAAGATATTGGTGTACAAAATTGTGATATGGCTATTATTTGTATTGGTGATAAGATTGAAACAAGTATTTTAACAACTTTGAATGTTATTCATTTAAATATTCCTAAAGTGATTGCCAAAGCCACAAGTAGTGAACAGGGAGAAGTCTTAGAAAAATTAGGTGCACAGGTTGTTTATCCTGAAAGAGATATGGCTTTAAGAATTGCTAAGAAAATATTAAGAGATAATATGATTGATTCTATCTCTATTGGAAAAGGAATAGAAGTGATGGAAATCAAGGTATCTAGACAAATGGTCGGACAAACGATTATAGAAATGAAAGTTCGTGAAAAATATGGATTAAATATTATTGCTATTCACCATGATGGGAAAACAGAAACAGAAATTAATCCTCAATATCATTTTAAATGTGATGATACAATTGCAGTTGTTGGAAGAGAAGAAAAAGTTTCACAGTTCATTGATGATTATTCATGA
- a CDS encoding alpha-glucoside-specific PTS transporter subunit IIBC produces MMQKIQRFGGAMFTPVLLFAFAGITIGIGTLFTTEAIMGGLASPDGLWYQCWNVILQGGWTVFNQLPLIFVVGLPIGLAKKQQARCCMEALVLYLTFQYFLSTILSQWGSTFGVDFAAEVGGTSGLTMVASIKTLDMGMIGALLISGIVIFLHNRYFDTELPEWMGTFSGSSFVVIVGFFVLLPVAFLSASLWPMVQSGMRAFQGFIAGAGALGVWVFIFMERILIPFGLHHLLYFPFFYDSAVVAGGVFSTWATQLPELASSSESLKTLAPYAWPTLTGLSKIFGCPGIALAFYMTAKDSKKKKIAGLLIPITLTAIFCGVTEPIEFTFLFIAPVLFVVHAILAATLSTVAYMFGVVGAMSGGLIEISALNFIPLMANHWPTYLTLLVIGLIFTGIYFVVFRFLILKFNFATPGREEDDEEITFHSKADFKEKQSGGATQGSLATMILEALGGKDNIVDVTNCATRLRVNVKDETLVQSDSYFKNIGTHGIKATKTNIQVIVGLKVPSVREEFEGLL; encoded by the coding sequence ATGATGCAAAAAATTCAAAGATTCGGAGGAGCAATGTTCACACCAGTTCTGCTGTTTGCTTTTGCTGGTATTACAATTGGAATTGGAACATTGTTTACAACCGAAGCCATTATGGGTGGGCTTGCTAGTCCTGATGGTTTATGGTATCAATGCTGGAATGTTATCTTACAGGGTGGCTGGACAGTCTTTAATCAATTACCATTAATATTCGTAGTAGGACTACCAATTGGTCTTGCTAAAAAACAACAGGCAAGATGTTGTATGGAAGCGTTAGTACTTTATTTAACATTCCAATATTTCTTAAGTACAATCTTAAGTCAATGGGGATCTACATTTGGTGTCGACTTTGCTGCTGAAGTTGGTGGAACAAGTGGTTTAACAATGGTTGCCAGCATTAAGACATTAGATATGGGAATGATTGGAGCACTACTTATTTCAGGGATTGTTATTTTCTTACACAATCGTTATTTCGATACAGAGTTGCCAGAATGGATGGGAACATTTAGTGGTTCATCATTTGTCGTTATTGTTGGATTCTTTGTTCTCTTACCTGTCGCTTTCTTATCAGCGAGTTTATGGCCAATGGTTCAATCAGGAATGAGAGCATTTCAGGGATTTATCGCTGGAGCTGGAGCTCTAGGTGTTTGGGTGTTCATCTTCATGGAACGTATCTTAATCCCATTTGGTTTACATCACTTACTTTATTTCCCATTCTTCTATGATTCAGCAGTTGTTGCAGGTGGAGTCTTCTCAACTTGGGCAACACAATTACCTGAACTTGCATCAAGTAGTGAATCATTGAAAACACTCGCACCATATGCCTGGCCAACATTAACAGGTTTATCAAAAATCTTTGGTTGTCCTGGAATTGCCTTAGCATTCTATATGACTGCTAAAGATAGTAAGAAAAAGAAAATCGCAGGTTTATTAATTCCGATTACTTTAACAGCAATTTTCTGTGGGGTTACAGAACCAATTGAATTTACATTCTTATTTATCGCACCAGTTTTATTTGTTGTCCATGCAATTTTGGCAGCAACACTTTCAACAGTTGCCTACATGTTTGGAGTTGTTGGAGCAATGTCAGGTGGATTGATTGAAATTTCAGCTTTAAACTTTATTCCATTAATGGCAAATCATTGGCCAACATATTTAACATTATTAGTTATAGGTTTAATTTTTACAGGTATTTATTTCGTTGTCTTCAGATTCTTAATTTTAAAATTCAATTTTGCAACACCTGGTCGTGAAGAAGATGATGAAGAAATTACATTCCACAGTAAAGCTGATTTTAAAGAAAAACAATCAGGTGGAGCAACTCAAGGAAGTTTAGCAACAATGATCTTAGAAGCATTAGGTGGAAAAGATAACATTGTTGATGTGACAAACTGTGCAACACGTTTACGTGTGAATGTCAAAGATGAAACTTTAGTACAAAGTGATAGTTATTTTAAAAACATTGGAACTCATGGTATTAAGGCGACAAAAACGAATATACAAGTTATTGTTGGTTTAAAAGTTCCATCAGTTAGAGAAGAATTTGAGGGTTTATTATAG
- a CDS encoding 6-phospho-alpha-glucosidase: MAEKKYSITIAGGGSTFTPGICLLLLEHMDRFPIRKIKFYDNFKERQETIAKACEIYLKENAPEVEFGYTTDPQEAFTDVDFVMCHIRVGLYAMREKDEKIPLKYGVVGQETCGPGGLAYGMRSIGGVIEILDYMEKYSPNAWMLNYSNPAAIVAEATRRLRPNSKILNICDMPIDLEEKMASMIGLSSRKELDVGYYGLNHFGWWHSIKDQKGNDLMPEIKKHVAANGFADALSKTNQHVEQSWIETFAKAKDVYALDPDTIPNTYLKYYLYPDYVVEHSDPNHTRANEVMEHREKNIFTICQNIIDKGTAKDGGFEPDAHAEYIVDLACALATNTKEKFLLIVPNEGAIENFDRTAMVEIPCYVGINGYERVVQGAIPQFQKGMMEQQVSVEKLVVEAWIEGSYQKMWQAMTLSKIVPSAKVAKQILDEMIEANKDYWPELK; the protein is encoded by the coding sequence ATGGCAGAAAAAAAATATTCAATTACAATTGCAGGTGGAGGAAGTACATTTACTCCAGGAATTTGTTTGTTATTATTAGAACATATGGATCGTTTCCCTATTAGAAAGATTAAGTTCTATGATAATTTTAAAGAAAGACAAGAAACAATCGCAAAAGCTTGTGAAATCTATTTAAAAGAAAATGCTCCAGAAGTGGAATTTGGTTATACAACTGATCCTCAAGAAGCATTTACAGATGTAGACTTTGTTATGTGTCATATTCGTGTTGGATTATATGCAATGCGTGAAAAAGATGAAAAGATTCCATTAAAATATGGAGTTGTTGGTCAAGAAACATGTGGGCCAGGAGGACTTGCTTATGGTATGCGTTCAATTGGTGGCGTTATTGAAATCTTAGATTATATGGAAAAATATTCACCAAATGCTTGGATGTTAAATTATTCAAATCCAGCAGCTATTGTTGCTGAAGCTACAAGAAGATTACGTCCAAATTCTAAAATCTTAAATATCTGTGATATGCCAATTGACTTAGAAGAAAAAATGGCTTCAATGATTGGTTTAAGTTCAAGAAAAGAATTAGATGTTGGATATTATGGATTAAATCACTTTGGTTGGTGGCATTCTATTAAAGATCAAAAAGGAAATGATTTAATGCCAGAAATTAAAAAACATGTGGCTGCGAATGGATTTGCAGATGCTTTGTCTAAAACAAATCAACATGTTGAACAAAGCTGGATTGAAACATTTGCAAAAGCCAAAGATGTTTATGCATTAGATCCAGATACAATTCCAAATACTTATTTAAAATATTATTTATATCCTGATTATGTTGTTGAACATTCTGATCCAAATCATACCCGTGCTAATGAAGTTATGGAACATCGTGAAAAGAATATCTTTACAATTTGTCAAAATATTATTGATAAAGGAACTGCAAAAGATGGTGGATTTGAACCAGATGCACATGCTGAATATATTGTTGACTTAGCTTGTGCTCTTGCAACAAATACAAAAGAAAAATTCTTATTAATTGTTCCTAATGAAGGAGCTATTGAGAACTTTGATAGAACTGCTATGGTAGAAATTCCTTGTTATGTAGGTATCAATGGTTATGAAAGAGTTGTTCAAGGGGCCATTCCACAATTCCAAAAGGGAATGATGGAACAGCAAGTTTCAGTAGAAAAATTAGTTGTTGAAGCATGGATTGAAGGAAGTTACCAAAAAATGTGGCAAGCTATGACTTTATCAAAAATTGTACCAAGTGCAAAAGTTGCAAAACAAATCTTGGATGAAATGATTGAAGCCAATAAAGATTATTGGCCAGAGTTAAAATAA
- a CDS encoding PTS sugar transporter subunit IIA — protein MGFFKKKNKAFYAMANGKSVAIEDVPDEVFATKMMGDGIAIQPIEGKIYAPCNGKVTMVMDNTKHAVGIENEDGMEILIHVGLDTVNLGGVGFEVFVQVGDQVKSGDLLIQYDKAKFEADGINDMTMLVVVDAKGHHLTKYHINEDVQIINSPIIEYK, from the coding sequence ATGGGATTCTTTAAAAAGAAAAACAAAGCCTTTTATGCAATGGCGAATGGGAAGAGCGTTGCTATAGAAGATGTACCAGATGAAGTCTTTGCGACAAAGATGATGGGTGATGGGATTGCTATTCAACCGATAGAGGGGAAAATCTATGCACCTTGTAATGGTAAAGTCACAATGGTTATGGATAATACGAAACATGCTGTTGGAATTGAAAATGAAGATGGAATGGAAATTTTGATTCATGTTGGATTAGATACAGTGAATTTAGGTGGTGTTGGTTTTGAAGTCTTTGTTCAGGTTGGTGATCAGGTGAAATCTGGTGATTTGTTAATTCAATATGATAAGGCAAAATTTGAAGCTGATGGTATTAATGATATGACGATGTTAGTTGTTGTTGATGCCAAAGGACATCATCTTACAAAATATCATATCAATGAAGATGTTCAAATTATAAATTCTCCTATTATAGAATATAAGTAA
- a CDS encoding DUF4351 domain-containing protein — MCTSVTNALNKATLQGEQKGRELGLKDGLKVGKIEVITNLLKTKLGNLSDEVMNQIQACNEEQLDSLVNHLITINNEQDIFDALS, encoded by the coding sequence ATGTGTACAAGTGTAACGAACGCTTTAAACAAAGCAACACTACAAGGAGAGCAGAAAGGTCGAGAATTGGGCTTAAAAGATGGCTTAAAAGTTGGAAAGATTGAAGTGATTACGAATCTATTGAAAACAAAGTTAGGAAATTTATCTGATGAAGTGATGAATCAGATTCAGGCATGCAATGAAGAACAGCTTGATTCATTGGTTAATCATTTGATTACTATCAATAATGAGCAGGATATATTTGATGCTTTATCATGA
- a CDS encoding Rpn family recombination-promoting nuclease/putative transposase yields MNQLLETKPADVVADFLKDKLRFADFVNLFLFNGRQKIAPSDLLVFDSDSSTVFYQNEGIASVGKRRDSIMLAKIDDIDVIIAIEHQQAIDYSMPFRVLLYDTIGYNQQYNQSDRNARRAFHPIPVITFVLYTGQRHWIQPRTLTDMMKIPESIREKINNWNLNVIDIKTIEVNEKLHCEDNQKVIGAVQQFYCWDGDISRLTGMVMSKEAAVVVATIIGEERILRMIEQEEKEEIDMCTSVTNALNKATLQGEQKGRELGLKAGKIEVIMNLLKTKLGDLSDEVMNQIQACNEEQLDLLVNHYASINSEQDIFDALS; encoded by the coding sequence ATGAATCAACTATTAGAAACAAAACCAGCAGATGTTGTCGCTGATTTTCTTAAGGATAAGCTGAGATTTGCTGATTTTGTGAATTTGTTTCTTTTTAACGGCAGACAGAAGATCGCACCTTCTGATTTACTAGTTTTTGATAGTGACAGCTCGACTGTCTTCTATCAGAATGAGGGGATTGCTTCCGTTGGTAAACGGAGGGATTCCATCATGCTTGCAAAGATCGATGATATTGATGTCATCATCGCTATTGAACATCAGCAGGCTATTGACTACTCCATGCCTTTTCGGGTTTTGCTGTATGATACAATTGGCTATAATCAGCAGTATAACCAGTCAGACAGAAATGCAAGAAGAGCCTTTCATCCTATTCCAGTGATTACCTTTGTATTATATACTGGGCAAAGACATTGGATACAGCCAAGAACGCTGACAGATATGATGAAGATTCCAGAAAGTATCAGAGAAAAGATAAACAACTGGAATTTAAATGTCATTGACATCAAGACCATTGAAGTGAATGAGAAACTCCACTGTGAGGATAATCAGAAAGTGATTGGAGCAGTTCAGCAGTTCTATTGCTGGGATGGGGATATCAGCCGTTTAACAGGAATGGTGATGTCGAAGGAAGCAGCGGTAGTCGTTGCAACGATTATTGGAGAAGAAAGAATATTAAGAATGATTGAACAGGAAGAAAAGGAGGAAATTGATATGTGTACAAGTGTAACGAACGCTTTAAACAAAGCGACACTGCAAGGAGAGCAGAAAGGTCGAGAATTGGGCTTAAAAGCTGGAAAGATTGAAGTCATTATGAATCTATTGAAAACGAAGTTAGGAGATTTATCCGATGAAGTGATGAATCAGATTCAGGCATGCAATGAAGAACAACTTGATTTATTGGTTAATCATTATGCTTCTATCAATAGTGAGCAGGATATATTTGATGCCTTATCATGA
- a CDS encoding LytTR family DNA-binding domain-containing protein, producing the protein MNIKILTNHDINRNMVLIQCHPKNKNLVKQICHFIKLKYGTLKVFDDEYNYYHMYIWDICYIDELRRTISVYTEKDVYYITKSLKHLMVHLSKRRFIQVSAHTIVNTLHIDHYYISADSRRIIVLDNGCEVVVNRHYKDVIDNYLFVKDEELM; encoded by the coding sequence ATGAATATAAAAATACTAACAAATCATGATATAAATAGAAACATGGTTTTAATACAGTGTCATCCAAAAAATAAAAATCTTGTGAAACAAATCTGTCATTTTATCAAACTTAAATATGGAACACTAAAAGTTTTTGACGATGAATATAATTATTATCATATGTATATATGGGATATATGCTATATTGATGAGTTAAGACGAACAATATCTGTCTATACAGAAAAAGATGTCTATTATATTACAAAATCATTAAAACATTTAATGGTTCATTTATCAAAGAGAAGGTTTATTCAAGTAAGTGCACATACAATTGTGAATACATTACATATTGATCATTATTATATTAGTGCAGATAGTAGAAGGATTATTGTTTTGGATAATGGTTGTGAAGTGGTTGTTAATCGGCATTATAAGGATGTCATCGATAATTATTTATTTGTAAAAGATGAAGAGTTAATGTAA